In the genome of Christensenella timonensis, one region contains:
- a CDS encoding tetratricopeptide repeat protein: MGNAKILEFNRPAEFYSRTAQKMTESSNYLGALSMMRHALEKDKDNAEYTMQMAEILTGLGKYEESNSLLFDLLLHSDDLRNECFFGMGCNFIGLNDFEKAQESFEKYMDEEPYGEFSEEVEDFLMLFDDAMEYEDQFLEDAQDREYQKLAQQGKHLLDNGDYQEAVNVLCKIDTNNPELLFAKNNLALSYYCIKELDKAIESAKSVLSVDENNIHANCSMAIFLMEKGEKAQAEKYLNNAQSQPLEAQDDIFKVAITLCELKRHEEALQYLGNFLLTSPYDEKALFFAAIASYNLRRYTDAVKYLSDIAKLDPNDSIASYYVSHVKAVMKDETMFAELGYIYQVPPKEARNRMKYLNDCIKLPDHVFRDMWESDRKLEDVILWGLEYGDLFIKRAVAEIIGGFGGEKSERILRRYILRRNQPDEVKNDIFVILKRMEAAEPYVAYFNGGIVEVKVGMLDAEPESDYKKLFDLLVSKVKEHYSERMAGKAASLLKKYKDMGQGGKYIPETNEFAAAITFVTLYFSEMTHEPSTVAKIFNADVEKMSGMVMDIINALDKDGEEEE; this comes from the coding sequence ATGGGAAACGCAAAAATACTGGAATTTAACAGGCCGGCTGAATTTTATTCGCGGACGGCACAAAAAATGACGGAGTCCTCAAATTATCTGGGGGCGCTGTCCATGATGCGCCATGCGCTTGAAAAGGACAAGGACAATGCGGAATATACGATGCAGATGGCGGAGATACTGACAGGCCTCGGAAAATATGAAGAATCGAACAGCCTGCTGTTTGATTTGCTGCTCCACTCCGATGATTTGCGCAACGAGTGCTTTTTTGGGATGGGATGTAACTTTATCGGCTTGAATGATTTTGAAAAAGCGCAGGAAAGCTTTGAAAAGTATATGGATGAAGAACCATATGGGGAGTTTTCAGAGGAAGTCGAGGACTTCCTGATGCTGTTTGACGACGCGATGGAGTATGAGGATCAGTTTTTGGAGGACGCACAGGATCGCGAATATCAAAAGCTGGCGCAGCAAGGGAAACATTTGCTGGATAACGGGGACTACCAGGAGGCGGTCAATGTCCTTTGTAAGATCGATACCAATAATCCGGAATTATTATTTGCCAAGAACAATTTGGCCCTTTCATACTATTGCATCAAGGAATTGGATAAAGCGATCGAATCGGCCAAAAGCGTGCTGTCGGTGGATGAAAATAATATCCATGCCAATTGCAGCATGGCGATCTTCCTCATGGAAAAAGGAGAGAAAGCCCAAGCGGAGAAATATTTGAACAATGCGCAAAGCCAGCCTTTGGAGGCGCAGGATGATATCTTTAAGGTGGCGATCACCCTGTGTGAGTTAAAGCGGCACGAGGAAGCGCTGCAATACCTGGGGAATTTTTTACTGACCAGCCCTTATGATGAAAAGGCGTTGTTTTTCGCAGCCATAGCTTCCTACAATTTAAGGCGCTATACGGATGCGGTAAAATACCTGTCGGATATTGCAAAGCTCGACCCGAACGACAGCATTGCTTCCTATTATGTCAGCCATGTCAAAGCTGTGATGAAGGATGAGACGATGTTTGCGGAGCTGGGGTATATCTACCAAGTGCCGCCCAAGGAAGCGCGCAACCGAATGAAATACCTAAACGATTGCATCAAGCTGCCGGATCACGTTTTTCGTGATATGTGGGAATCTGACAGGAAGCTTGAGGACGTAATATTGTGGGGTCTTGAGTATGGCGACCTTTTCATCAAGCGCGCGGTCGCAGAGATCATTGGCGGATTCGGCGGGGAAAAGTCCGAGCGCATACTGCGGCGCTATATCCTGCGCAGGAACCAGCCCGATGAAGTCAAAAATGATATTTTTGTCATTTTGAAACGCATGGAGGCGGCGGAACCATATGTGGCCTATTTCAACGGCGGGATCGTGGAAGTGAAAGTGGGCATGCTGGACGCCGAGCCGGAATCGGACTACAAAAAGCTGTTCGACCTGCTGGTCAGCAAGGTAAAAGAGCATTATTCGGAGCGGATGGCGGGCAAGGCGGCCAGCCTCTTAAAAAAATACAAGGACATGGGGCAGGGCGGCAAATATATACCGGAAACCAATGAATTTGCCGCTGCCATTACGTTTGTGACCTTGTACTTCAGCGAGATGACGCATGAACCGTCGACGGTGGCCAAAATTTTTAACGCAGACGTAGAAAAAATGTCCGGGATGGTGATGGATATTATCAATGCCTTGGATAAAGATGGGGAAGAGGAAGAATGA
- the hslO gene encoding Hsp33 family molecular chaperone HslO has translation MSDILVRAMINGELAVCACNLSEMVEEARVTHDTLPVGTIILGRTIAAGTMMASMLKSKNDKLTLMLNGGGPAGSIIAVGDAQLHMKAYIANPKVNTPPNDKGGFNIADAVGKDGFVTVVKDLGLKEPYIGKTPIVSGEIGEDVANYLLTSEQQPSIVYVNTWLETDMSVVNAGGIILRPMPGCSEETLEAIEQRVPEISNFAMYMFADTTENVLKKIFDGLALDILDTQKPLLQCDCSKERLEQVVVSLGRKEIQDMIDKDDGAEIVCRFCNKKYWFDAQKLADLLKQATKE, from the coding sequence ATGAGTGATATTTTAGTACGGGCCATGATCAACGGCGAGCTTGCGGTTTGTGCATGCAACCTGTCCGAAATGGTGGAGGAAGCAAGGGTGACCCATGATACGCTGCCGGTCGGCACGATCATTTTAGGCAGGACGATTGCGGCGGGAACGATGATGGCCTCGATGCTGAAAAGCAAAAATGACAAGCTTACGTTGATGCTCAACGGAGGCGGCCCGGCCGGGTCGATCATCGCGGTCGGGGACGCGCAGCTGCATATGAAGGCATATATTGCCAATCCCAAAGTGAATACGCCGCCGAATGACAAAGGCGGCTTCAATATCGCCGATGCGGTCGGAAAAGATGGCTTCGTCACTGTGGTCAAGGATTTAGGGCTCAAGGAGCCTTATATTGGAAAAACACCCATCGTAAGCGGTGAGATCGGGGAAGACGTTGCGAATTACCTGCTGACGTCCGAGCAGCAGCCTTCGATCGTCTATGTCAATACGTGGCTGGAAACGGATATGAGTGTGGTAAACGCGGGTGGGATCATCTTAAGGCCTATGCCCGGCTGCAGCGAGGAAACGCTGGAGGCGATCGAGCAAAGGGTGCCGGAGATTTCAAATTTTGCGATGTACATGTTTGCTGACACGACTGAAAACGTCTTGAAAAAAATATTTGACGGCCTTGCGCTGGATATCCTCGATACGCAAAAACCGCTGCTGCAGTGCGACTGTTCCAAAGAACGTTTGGAGCAGGTAGTGGTTTCGCTGGGGAGAAAAGAAATACAGGATATGATCGACAAGGATGATGGCGCGGAGATCGTATGCCGGTTTTGCAACAAGAAATATTGGTTTGATGCGCAGAAACTGGCTGATCTTCTAAAACAGGCAACAAAGGAATAG
- a CDS encoding class I SAM-dependent DNA methyltransferase — protein sequence MSNQFQALASVYDELMYDAGYGEWAAYILDLLQKAGVEPGGSILEYACGTGNITLPLAKSGYRMTAMDISEEMLFAAQEKTRQNALHVTYAAGDMCDFAVNKPVDAAVCACDGVNYVLDDERLKAFLGQAYRNLKPGGLLLFDLSSAYKLEHVLGNEFYFDDGDGQTYFWQNAYDEEKKLLEMDITLFVAEEGLYRRFDERHTQRAWTQEEIGQALDGAGFEKIRAYSFLSDGPARECDERIQFQATRKELRDE from the coding sequence TTGAGTAATCAGTTCCAGGCACTGGCAAGCGTTTATGATGAACTGATGTATGACGCCGGCTATGGCGAATGGGCGGCATATATATTGGATCTTTTGCAGAAAGCAGGTGTGGAGCCGGGCGGCAGCATACTTGAGTATGCATGCGGCACGGGCAATATCACGCTGCCGCTTGCAAAAAGCGGCTATCGGATGACGGCAATGGACATATCCGAGGAAATGCTCTTTGCGGCACAGGAAAAAACGCGTCAAAACGCGCTTCATGTGACATATGCCGCAGGGGATATGTGCGATTTCGCAGTCAATAAACCTGTGGATGCGGCTGTTTGCGCATGCGACGGCGTAAATTATGTGCTGGATGATGAGCGGTTGAAGGCGTTTTTGGGGCAGGCATACCGGAATTTGAAGCCGGGCGGCCTCTTGTTGTTTGATTTGAGCTCTGCCTATAAGCTGGAGCATGTGCTGGGGAATGAGTTTTACTTTGACGACGGCGACGGGCAAACGTATTTCTGGCAGAACGCGTACGACGAAGAAAAGAAACTGCTGGAAATGGATATCACCCTGTTTGTAGCAGAGGAAGGCCTGTACAGGAGGTTTGACGAACGCCACACGCAGCGTGCGTGGACGCAGGAAGAAATAGGGCAGGCGCTTGACGGGGCAGGGTTTGAAAAAATACGCGCATACTCGTTCTTGTCGGACGGGCCGGCGCGGGAATGTGACGAGAGAATACAGTTCCAGGCAACCAGAAAGGAATTAAGGGATGAGTGA
- a CDS encoding M20 metallopeptidase family protein, whose product MEIRHEVKECLDELVKLRRDLHRIPEYSFDTFKTSQYVTAYLKRLGPDQLTPVAGTGVKAVFMARNPQKTVAIRADIDGLRVPEHTGLAFASTHENMMHACGHDGHMAIALLCAKLISRAKDRIKNNYVFLFQPAEETVGGAQPMIEEGALENPKVDEIYGIHLWPDVPLGSVGMKPGPVMAQMCDFNIDLVGKSAHGAKPQAGKDALVAAAQLISAVQAIVSRSIDPYETAVLTIGRMEAGQTRNVICEKAHLEGTMRAFEPYVIDLIKRRLHEILEGLHTMYGIEYTYFEPMGYPAVINDESLYEQARKRFRAGETMRVKPYMMAEDFSNYQQKIPGLYSFIGVGEGEDTPPLHSGCFDFNQQALLNGVEYFLRVTDFE is encoded by the coding sequence GTGGAAATAAGGCATGAAGTAAAAGAGTGCTTGGACGAGCTGGTAAAATTGCGCCGTGACCTGCACCGGATCCCGGAATATTCGTTTGATACCTTTAAAACGTCGCAATATGTGACGGCGTATTTGAAGCGGCTGGGGCCGGATCAATTGACCCCTGTCGCAGGTACGGGAGTCAAGGCTGTTTTTATGGCCCGAAATCCGCAAAAGACGGTCGCGATCCGCGCGGATATCGACGGGCTGCGGGTGCCGGAGCATACTGGGCTTGCCTTTGCTTCCACGCATGAGAATATGATGCATGCGTGCGGGCATGACGGGCATATGGCGATCGCGCTCCTTTGCGCCAAACTCATCAGCAGGGCAAAAGACCGTATCAAGAATAACTATGTTTTCCTGTTCCAGCCGGCAGAGGAGACCGTCGGCGGGGCACAGCCGATGATCGAAGAAGGCGCGCTGGAAAACCCTAAAGTGGACGAAATATACGGAATCCATCTATGGCCGGACGTGCCGTTGGGCAGCGTGGGAATGAAGCCGGGGCCGGTCATGGCGCAAATGTGCGATTTCAATATTGATCTTGTGGGGAAAAGCGCGCATGGGGCAAAACCGCAGGCGGGGAAAGACGCACTTGTGGCGGCGGCGCAGTTGATCAGTGCAGTGCAGGCGATCGTTTCGCGCAGCATAGACCCATACGAAACGGCAGTCCTCACGATCGGACGTATGGAGGCCGGGCAGACGCGCAACGTGATTTGTGAAAAGGCGCACTTGGAAGGGACGATGCGCGCATTTGAACCATATGTAATAGACCTTATCAAACGCAGGCTGCATGAAATATTGGAAGGGCTGCATACGATGTATGGGATAGAATATACTTATTTTGAACCGATGGGATACCCGGCGGTCATCAATGATGAAAGCCTGTATGAGCAGGCGCGAAAACGGTTCCGTGCAGGGGAAACAATGCGGGTGAAGCCGTATATGATGGCAGAGGATTTTTCCAATTACCAGCAGAAGATTCCGGGGCTTTACTCGTTTATCGGCGTCGGTGAAGGTGAAGATACGCCGCCGCTGCACTCCGGCTGTTTTGATTTTAACCAACAGGCATTGTTAAATGGTGTAGAATATTTTTTGAGGGTAACGGATTTTGAGTAA
- a CDS encoding aspartate-semialdehyde dehydrogenase, protein MKKFNVAVVGATGMVGRKFLQVLEERKLPVENYYLFASARSAGKKVDFMGKEYTIEELTETCFDGKDIDIALFSAGGGTSEKFAPCAVKAGALVIDNSSAWRMDPKVPLVVPEVNPEDIEWHNGIIANPNCSTIQAMVALKPLDDKYKIKRVVYSTYQAVSGAGMGGYSDLENGINGDAPKKFPFPIFGNCLPQIDVFDEDDYTKEELKMVNETRKILHNDAMRITATTVRVPVFHGHSESINVEFEKDYDLDDLKKTLADFPGIVLMDKVVQGESKGVYPMPLDIAGKDEVYVGRIRRDRSVDSGVNLWVVADNIRKGAATNAVQIAQVWMDMQK, encoded by the coding sequence ATGAAGAAGTTTAATGTTGCCGTCGTAGGCGCAACGGGTATGGTCGGAAGGAAGTTCCTGCAGGTACTGGAGGAACGCAAGCTTCCCGTGGAAAACTATTATCTTTTCGCAAGCGCGAGGAGCGCCGGCAAAAAGGTTGACTTTATGGGAAAAGAATATACGATCGAGGAACTCACGGAAACGTGCTTCGACGGCAAGGATATTGATATCGCCCTCTTCTCCGCAGGCGGCGGAACGAGCGAAAAATTTGCGCCATGTGCCGTTAAAGCAGGTGCGCTTGTCATTGATAATTCCAGCGCATGGCGTATGGATCCTAAAGTCCCGCTCGTCGTGCCGGAGGTAAACCCTGAGGATATCGAGTGGCACAATGGCATCATTGCCAACCCCAACTGCTCCACGATCCAGGCAATGGTTGCTTTAAAGCCCCTCGATGATAAGTATAAAATCAAGCGCGTGGTATATTCCACGTACCAGGCAGTGTCGGGCGCCGGGATGGGCGGCTACAGCGACCTTGAAAACGGCATCAACGGCGATGCGCCCAAAAAGTTTCCTTTCCCTATCTTTGGAAACTGTCTGCCGCAGATCGATGTCTTTGATGAGGATGATTATACGAAGGAAGAATTGAAAATGGTCAACGAAACGCGCAAGATTCTTCATAACGATGCTATGCGTATCACGGCTACGACAGTTCGCGTCCCGGTTTTCCATGGGCACAGCGAATCCATCAACGTGGAATTCGAGAAGGATTATGATTTGGACGACCTGAAAAAGACGCTGGCGGATTTCCCCGGCATTGTCCTGATGGATAAAGTAGTCCAGGGCGAAAGCAAAGGCGTATATCCGATGCCGCTTGATATCGCCGGCAAAGATGAAGTATATGTAGGCCGTATTCGCAGGGATCGTTCCGTTGATTCGGGCGTGAACCTGTGGGTCGTTGCGGACAACATCCGCAAGGGCGCGGCAACGAACGCTGTCCAGATCGCACAGGTTTGGATGGATATGCAAAAATAA
- the dapA gene encoding 4-hydroxy-tetrahydrodipicolinate synthase has translation MATIFKGSAVALSTPFTDSGVNFSELERLIEFQISNGTDALLICGTTGEPSTMTMEEQHDVIKFSVEKTAGRIPVIAGVGGNNTAHVVASAKMAQDLGADALLAVTPYYNKCSNAGLIAHFNAVADSTELPIILYNVPGRTGVNICPAVYQELCCHDRIAGIKEASGNISQIVEVARVTNGKASLYSGNDDHVVPLLSLGGMGVISVVANIMPKYMHNMVMRYLEGDVAAACEMQLALNPLANAMFMEVNPIPVKTAMRLMGFEMGPLRLPLTEMSQANADALRACMQKYGLL, from the coding sequence ATGGCTACGATTTTTAAAGGATCCGCCGTAGCGCTGTCTACCCCCTTTACAGACAGCGGCGTCAATTTCAGCGAACTGGAGCGCCTGATCGAATTCCAGATCAGCAACGGAACCGATGCCCTTCTCATATGCGGTACGACGGGCGAACCTTCCACCATGACGATGGAAGAGCAGCATGATGTGATCAAATTCTCCGTAGAAAAGACGGCTGGACGGATCCCTGTGATTGCGGGCGTGGGCGGCAACAATACCGCGCATGTGGTCGCCAGCGCAAAAATGGCGCAGGATCTTGGCGCGGACGCGCTCCTCGCCGTGACGCCTTATTACAACAAGTGCAGCAACGCAGGCCTGATCGCGCATTTCAACGCAGTCGCGGACAGTACCGAGCTTCCCATCATCCTGTACAATGTCCCCGGCCGGACAGGCGTAAATATTTGCCCGGCTGTATACCAGGAGCTGTGCTGCCACGACAGGATCGCCGGGATCAAGGAGGCGAGCGGCAATATTTCACAGATCGTCGAAGTGGCCCGTGTCACAAACGGCAAGGCCTCGCTTTACAGCGGCAACGACGACCATGTCGTCCCCCTGCTCTCCTTAGGGGGGATGGGCGTCATTTCCGTTGTTGCAAACATTATGCCCAAGTATATGCACAACATGGTCATGCGCTATCTGGAGGGCGATGTAGCTGCCGCATGTGAAATGCAGCTTGCGCTCAATCCTTTGGCAAATGCGATGTTTATGGAAGTCAACCCCATCCCCGTTAAAACGGCTATGCGGCTGATGGGCTTTGAGATGGGGCCGCTGCGCCTTCCACTAACAGAAATGTCGCAGGCAAACGCGGATGCGCTCAGGGCGTGTATGCAAAAATACGGTCTCCTCTGA
- a CDS encoding ACT domain-containing protein — MSLYTEENTAVLCVNCTPGSPSSLSAIFDALSKGNVEIDLVQQCFLTDDTLALSFCVAAEELQRALSILKTLKDVKANAEHGLTKFTLEGRSMLTHSNVTAKLFKALSSEQIKTYLFSASATKISFCIGKDDTTKAVKAITEAFKL; from the coding sequence ATGAGTTTGTATACAGAAGAAAACACCGCTGTTTTGTGCGTAAACTGTACGCCTGGTTCCCCTTCTTCATTGTCCGCCATTTTTGACGCACTTTCCAAAGGGAATGTCGAAATTGACCTTGTCCAGCAGTGTTTCCTTACGGACGATACCCTGGCGCTTTCCTTCTGTGTGGCCGCGGAAGAGTTGCAGCGTGCGCTTTCCATCCTCAAGACTTTAAAGGACGTCAAGGCAAACGCGGAGCATGGCCTGACAAAGTTCACGCTGGAAGGCCGCAGTATGCTTACACATTCCAATGTAACCGCCAAGCTCTTTAAGGCCCTGTCGTCAGAGCAGATCAAGACCTATCTCTTCTCTGCTTCCGCTACGAAAATTTCTTTCTGTATCGGCAAGGATGATACGACAAAGGCTGTAAAAGCTATTACAGAAGCTTTCAAACTATAA
- a CDS encoding NAD(P)/FAD-dependent oxidoreductase — translation MKKYDVIIIGGGISGIMSAYRLTEKNPALKVALLEKGHTISKRICPIIKKTADHCIKCASCAIMEGMAGAGAFSDGKYVISTEYGGWLTDFLEPETVIDYIEQADQLLVSFGATTERFMPNNDLKSECLKYDLHMSQAQLKHLGTDENFDTMRKMIEHIAKRCDIYTDTKVTDVDASSHTVYAQSKKESLEFQAKDIIFAVGRVGSQFFAAWCKKNKVGLTNNQVDIGVRVELPSSVWEHFSRHIYEPKIWFRSKAYGDTTRMFCFNEKGSVVTENTNGVLTVNGHSYRDKSRKTNNSNFALLTTIRFTEPFKEPIEYARHVASLANLISGDSVLVQRFGDLLAGRRTDAKRLAQSTTRPTLKAVPGDLSLCLPKRQLDNIIETLYALDKVAPGTANYDTLLYGIECKYYSARPYAKDFELDGFDRIYATGDGAGFTRSLSQAAANGLYVADKILGRS, via the coding sequence TTGAAAAAATACGATGTTATTATCATCGGTGGCGGGATCAGCGGGATCATGTCCGCATATCGGCTCACCGAAAAAAATCCTGCCCTCAAAGTGGCCCTGCTGGAAAAAGGCCACACGATTTCCAAACGTATCTGCCCGATCATCAAAAAAACGGCGGATCACTGCATCAAGTGCGCTTCCTGCGCTATCATGGAAGGCATGGCGGGTGCCGGCGCCTTTTCCGATGGCAAATATGTCATTTCCACAGAATACGGCGGCTGGCTTACTGACTTTTTGGAGCCTGAAACAGTCATTGATTATATCGAGCAGGCGGATCAGCTCCTCGTTTCGTTTGGGGCGACAACCGAGCGTTTCATGCCCAACAACGATTTGAAATCCGAATGCTTGAAGTACGACCTTCACATGTCCCAGGCACAGCTAAAGCACCTGGGTACGGATGAAAACTTTGATACGATGCGCAAAATGATCGAGCATATCGCAAAAAGGTGCGATATTTACACAGATACGAAGGTAACCGATGTCGATGCATCCTCGCATACCGTATATGCGCAGTCCAAAAAGGAATCCCTTGAATTCCAGGCGAAGGATATCATTTTTGCCGTAGGGCGTGTAGGCAGCCAATTTTTTGCCGCCTGGTGCAAAAAGAACAAGGTCGGGCTGACGAATAACCAGGTGGATATCGGCGTGCGTGTAGAGCTCCCCTCCAGCGTCTGGGAACACTTTTCCCGCCACATTTACGAACCTAAGATCTGGTTCCGCAGCAAAGCATACGGCGATACGACGCGAATGTTCTGCTTCAATGAAAAAGGCAGCGTCGTCACTGAAAACACCAACGGCGTGCTCACGGTCAACGGGCATTCCTACCGTGATAAATCGCGGAAAACCAACAATTCCAACTTTGCGCTCCTGACGACGATCCGTTTTACCGAGCCGTTTAAGGAGCCCATTGAATATGCCCGCCACGTCGCGAGCCTTGCAAACCTGATCAGCGGCGACAGTGTACTGGTACAGCGCTTCGGCGACCTGCTCGCCGGGCGCAGGACAGATGCAAAACGCCTTGCCCAGTCGACGACACGTCCCACACTGAAAGCGGTGCCGGGCGACTTGAGCCTTTGCCTGCCCAAACGCCAGCTCGATAATATCATCGAAACGCTTTATGCACTCGATAAGGTGGCCCCCGGAACAGCCAATTACGATACGCTGCTGTATGGGATCGAGTGCAAATATTATTCTGCACGGCCATACGCCAAGGATTTTGAACTGGATGGTTTCGACAGGATCTATGCGACCGGCGACGGCGCGGGTTTTACCCGTTCCCTTTCACAGGCTGCCGCAAACGGCCTGTATGTCGCCGATAAGATCCTGGGACGTTCCTGA
- the purD gene encoding phosphoribosylamine--glycine ligase, translating to MYKILVVGGGGREHAILWKLKQGSREVELFCAPGNGGTAQLAENVPIKADDVEGIVDWAKQNGMDMVFVAPDDPLALGMVDALQEAGIRTFGPTKAAAEIEWSKSYSKWLMKKYGIPTAEFEVFDEADQAIGYLKTAKYPIVVKADGLALGKGVLICEDFEQAKQAVSDIMLDKKFGNAGARVVIEEFMTGPEVSVLTFCDGKTIVPMLPAQDHKRAYDNDEGLNTGGMGTFAPTLKFTKEMQEYAQKEIFEKTVQALNAEGRIFKGVIFFGLMLTPDGVKVLEYNARLGDPETQSVFMLLNSDLLEVIDAVIDGTLDRMTLDWKDGSAVCVVMASGGYPQKYENGKLIEGLDSIEDGVVVFHAGTRKEGGKCYTNGGRVLGVTATGKDIADARKKAYANIETINFEDAQYRTDIGIK from the coding sequence ATGTATAAGATATTGGTAGTAGGCGGCGGCGGCCGTGAACACGCGATTTTATGGAAGTTGAAGCAGGGGAGCCGGGAAGTGGAGCTTTTCTGCGCGCCGGGAAACGGCGGAACGGCACAGCTTGCGGAAAATGTGCCTATCAAAGCGGACGACGTAGAGGGGATTGTCGACTGGGCAAAGCAAAACGGTATGGACATGGTGTTTGTCGCACCGGACGACCCGCTTGCGCTCGGCATGGTCGACGCGCTGCAGGAGGCTGGAATCCGCACATTTGGGCCGACAAAGGCGGCGGCGGAGATCGAATGGTCAAAATCTTACTCCAAATGGCTGATGAAAAAATATGGCATCCCGACCGCGGAATTCGAGGTGTTTGACGAAGCCGACCAGGCGATCGGTTATTTGAAAACGGCGAAATACCCGATCGTGGTCAAAGCGGACGGCCTAGCACTGGGGAAGGGCGTACTGATCTGTGAAGATTTTGAACAGGCAAAACAGGCGGTCAGTGATATCATGCTGGATAAAAAATTCGGCAATGCGGGGGCGCGTGTCGTGATCGAGGAGTTTATGACAGGCCCGGAAGTCTCGGTACTGACGTTTTGCGATGGCAAAACGATCGTGCCGATGCTGCCGGCGCAGGATCATAAACGTGCGTACGATAACGATGAAGGGCTGAACACCGGCGGCATGGGTACCTTTGCGCCGACGCTGAAGTTCACAAAGGAAATGCAGGAATATGCCCAAAAGGAAATATTTGAAAAAACGGTACAGGCTTTAAACGCCGAGGGCCGCATATTTAAGGGCGTTATCTTCTTTGGGCTGATGCTCACGCCGGACGGTGTCAAGGTGCTGGAATATAACGCGCGGCTGGGCGACCCGGAAACACAGTCTGTGTTCATGCTGCTGAATTCGGATCTTCTCGAGGTGATTGACGCGGTGATCGACGGTACCCTCGACCGGATGACCCTTGACTGGAAAGACGGAAGCGCGGTCTGCGTGGTCATGGCCTCTGGCGGATACCCGCAAAAATATGAAAACGGGAAACTGATCGAGGGGCTGGACAGTATAGAGGACGGGGTTGTCGTTTTCCATGCGGGGACAAGGAAAGAAGGCGGCAAATGCTACACCAACGGCGGCCGCGTGCTGGGCGTAACGGCGACAGGAAAAGACATCGCGGATGCACGGAAGAAGGCATATGCCAACATCGAAACAATCAACTTTGAAGACGCGCAATACAGAACGGATATCGGTATTAAGTAA